Sequence from the Paenibacillus riograndensis SBR5 genome:
CAGAAGAGACTCCTTATCGATTAATCCCTCCTTATACAGCTTGTTCAGGAACTCCAGCGAGGCTTTCATATTCGGAGTTACCGCGGCATAGGTCAGCTCGCCGTTATAATTGTCCCAGTCCGGATAGCCTTCAAACATCGCTACTCCATACATCGCGAACAAATGGTCCATCCAGCGTGCCTGCTCCCGACCGCCTGTAGGAAGCTCATCCTTTTGCCCATTGCCGTTGGGGTCATTATCCCGGAAGGCTTCCAGCACTTTTACGTACTCTTCCTGGGTCGTAGGCATTTGCAAGCCAAGCTTGTCGAGCCAGTCCTGGCGGATCATGCCGGCATATCTTCCGTAGTCCACCATACCAGGGATATAGTAGATTTTGCCTTGGCCGGTAGGATCATTTGCCTTAACGATATCCCACATATCCTGCGGTATGGCATTCCATAAATTCGGTGCATATTTAGGCAACAGCTCTGTCAGATCGGCAAGCGCACCGTTTCTCGCCAAGCTGTCTTCAAGTCCTTGCTGCGGCAGGAACAAGTCCGGCATTTCGTTAGCGGCAATCTTCAGGTTCAGCTGATTAAGATAGTTCGTTCCCCCGTTCCATTCCACATACGGATGAATGACTCCTACGCCAAGCTTTTCCTTATAGAATTCGTACAGCTTGCTTCCCTTGGTAATCGGCTTGTAACCGATGTTTGTGCCCCAGACTTCAATATCGACAATCTCGTCCCCGCTGGCGGTCTGGTTCTGATTCTGATTTTGGCTGTGGTTCTGGTTAGCGGCTATAGAATCCCCGGAGTTGTTGTTATTGCCGCCACAACCGTTAACAATCGTGATGGCAAGGGCACTAGTCGCTAATAATAGGCCAATCTTTTTGAATTTCATGCTTTTCCCCCTTAATCGCCTGTTTTTTGAATCCGCTTACATCACAAATATAACGTCAGCTGCACTGCCGCTCAATCAGGCATTTTTAAGTATAAACAGGCTAAATTCAATAAATTAAAAGCCATCCCCAAAGGAATGACTAAGTGTGTTTAGCTGTTAGGCAGATTTTTACGGTACTCTCTCGGTTTACATCCTGCAAGCTTTTCGAACATCCGGGAAAAATGCTGCGCATCCAAATACCCGACCATCCGGCAGATCTCGTACACTTTCAAATCTGTATTTTCCAGCAGCTCCTTTGCCTTGTCGATTCTCATCTGTGTCAAAAAATTCAAATAATTATCGCCCGTCTTCCGTTTAAAAAGCTGGCTTAAATAATAGGGGCTGATAAAAAAGCGGGCTGCCAAATCGGCAAGGCTAATCTGTTCATTGAAATGCTTCGACACATACAGCTTAATTTCTGAGATGATATCCTTTTTTTGGGACAAATTATGCTCCACCTTGAAGTTGATAATTCCCCGGATGACCTGGATCATCCATTCCTCCAGATACTCAAGCGTCCTGAACCGTGAGAAGCCCTCCAAAGACAGAATATGTCTGCCTACCAGCTCATTCTGCTGCAGCTGCTGAAAAGACAGCTTGCGGATACTCGACAGAAGGATGTTTAAACATCTCAGCTGCAGGTCTGCCGGATTCATCCCCGATTCTGCTGCCATCCCCCGGAACATTTCGCGGATAACGGCTACGCATTCCTCTTCGTCCATGTTATCGAGCCCATCTTCCAGTCTGGTAATCAACTCTTCAGGGACGGGATGACTATGTTCAGTAATCTTTTTAATCTCGGTAAAGGAGATCACCGGGTTTCCTTCCTTAATTAGCTTGTAGCTAAGTGCATTTCGTGCTTCTTCAAAAGACTGGCAAATTCCCGTTCCCCGCTTATACACGGTACCTATGCCAACGCTGATCGACAGATTCAGCTTCTGGTACACCGCCTGTCTCAGTCCTTGGATCACATGGAGCAATCTCCCATATACAATGTTACTGTTATGTGCAATCACAATCGCAATTTGCGGGCCAAAATACCGGAACCGGTACACTTTATAGTAGTTCCTCAAGGTCTGATCTATATGCTGAAGCAGCGGCTGGAAGCCAATCTCCTTAAGCAGCTCGGTACTGCCTTCAATTTCGATGATTATAGAATTAAACCAGGTGCCTGCTGTGGGAATTTGAGCGCTATGAAGCAGTTCTTCCACCAGACTCGTATGCTCATTCCCAAGATCAAGAATGTCGCGTAAGGTCTCTTCCTGCATCCGGCTGTGAACTTCATGCTTTAACTCGTTTAACCGCTGTAATTTGCTCCTGTCAGCACGGATCGTCTCCATGACCCGGTTGACACTGTCGTGCAATTCCTCTTCCTCAACCGGCTTGTTGATGTAGAACTGCACGCCCAGCTTCATCCCTCTTCTGGCATATTCAAAATCTGCGTATCCGCTTAACAGAATAAATTTCGTCTGAATCTTGTTGTCTTCCAGCATTTTGATCATATCGAGACCATCTGCTACGGGCATGCGGATATCCGTTATTACAATATCTGGACGAAGCCTCTGTATCAATTCGAATCCTTCAAGCCCGTTATAAGCCTCACCGACAACCTTGCATTCCGGAAGATAGCGGCCGATGATTTTTTTAAGCCCTTCCACAATACCTTTTTCATCATCTATTAAAACAAGTCTCACTCCGAACCCCTCCTGTTCTCATTAAAATGGCCGCTGGCATCAAATCCTGGGATCAATATTTCAATTGTCACTCCTTGCGCACCCATTGGAACAATGGTTAAATAATACCTGTCTCCATAGTGAAGCTTTATGCGTTCCGCAATATTTTGCAGTCCCAGCCCTTTTTCTGTTGATCCGCCATTGCTTTCCAATTTGTATTTGTGCGAATCCGCCCCATCCAAAAGTGCGCGGAGCTCGGACTGCTTATCCAGACTCATACCAACCCCATTATCCGTAATCCGGAATAACATCTCTCCCTGTTCCGTCCAATTCCCCTCAATCACGATGTCCATTATACGACTGTAGTTCTCAAATCCATGGTTAATGCTGTTTTCAACTATGGGCTGAAATACCAGGGGGATAATACTGCATTCCAGCATCTCACCCGGAATCTTGATCTCAAGCTTGAACATATTGTCAAAACGGATGTTCTGAAGCTGCAGATAATTCGCTGTATACTCCAATTCATGCTTCACGGAATGCTGCTTGCCTTCTTTATTTAATACCAGCCGGAACATGCGTGCGAGAATTTTGATCATGTCTGCAGTTTCGTAATCATCCTTTATCAGCGCCTTCATCCGGATGGACTCTAACGTGTTATAGAGCATATGGGGATTGATCTGGTTCTGGAGAGCGATAAATTTGGCCTGGCGCTGTTTGATTTCCCCGATATATACGTCCTCTATTAAAGTACGGATGGTTGTAATCATTTTGTTGTAGCTGTGTACCAGGCTTCCGATTTCGTCATTAGCCTGCTCCTTCTCTATAGCCAAATATTGACCCACCTCAGCCTGCTTCATACTTCTACGGAGCGCCTTTATAGGCCTGGTAATCGTAAAGCTTAGACCAAACGAGAAGAGTGTAATGATCAGACAGCTCATCAAAATGACGATGACCGTCATGACCTTGATTTGATTAATTTTTTGCAGCAGCCTTGAGCGGGGAATATCCGTCCTAATGAATAACTCCCCTTGCGATGTGCTTCCCAATAAAACAATGTGGTCTTTGTCTCCTTTATCCTGGATATATTCCTCGCCTGACTCCAGCACTTGCGTCCAGGATAACTGTCCGCTGGCAGCATCGGAGTGGTAG
This genomic interval carries:
- a CDS encoding type 2 periplasmic-binding domain-containing protein codes for the protein MKFKKIGLLLATSALAITIVNGCGGNNNNSGDSIAANQNHSQNQNQNQTASGDEIVDIEVWGTNIGYKPITKGSKLYEFYKEKLGVGVIHPYVEWNGGTNYLNQLNLKIAANEMPDLFLPQQGLEDSLARNGALADLTELLPKYAPNLWNAIPQDMWDIVKANDPTGQGKIYYIPGMVDYGRYAGMIRQDWLDKLGLQMPTTQEEYVKVLEAFRDNDPNGNGQKDELPTGGREQARWMDHLFAMYGVAMFEGYPDWDNYNGELTYAAVTPNMKASLEFLNKLYKEGLIDKESLLNSKDKWDGKIQSDKVGNYFHWVESGYLPLENLYKNTGVKANFTVLPVPKVEGYEGFYSWKRFTPPAWVVKNNKDEKKLMATLKLLNNMYDEKVWKDLYLGVEGMHYTVKDGQATRLPDDKSTQENLILDPYSKISTLDFMMDLNKSTASEDRMWAIDQVNRNMQEAQKYAKVIAGDGMPASVYDGFPDINNRTLYVEYASKIILGQYPLSKFDEFVDKWNKSGGEEVTKRAREWYAKVKK
- a CDS encoding response regulator transcription factor, translating into MRLVLIDDEKGIVEGLKKIIGRYLPECKVVGEAYNGLEGFELIQRLRPDIVITDIRMPVADGLDMIKMLEDNKIQTKFILLSGYADFEYARRGMKLGVQFYINKPVEEEELHDSVNRVMETIRADRSKLQRLNELKHEVHSRMQEETLRDILDLGNEHTSLVEELLHSAQIPTAGTWFNSIIIEIEGSTELLKEIGFQPLLQHIDQTLRNYYKVYRFRYFGPQIAIVIAHNSNIVYGRLLHVIQGLRQAVYQKLNLSISVGIGTVYKRGTGICQSFEEARNALSYKLIKEGNPVISFTEIKKITEHSHPVPEELITRLEDGLDNMDEEECVAVIREMFRGMAAESGMNPADLQLRCLNILLSSIRKLSFQQLQQNELVGRHILSLEGFSRFRTLEYLEEWMIQVIRGIINFKVEHNLSQKKDIISEIKLYVSKHFNEQISLADLAARFFISPYYLSQLFKRKTGDNYLNFLTQMRIDKAKELLENTDLKVYEICRMVGYLDAQHFSRMFEKLAGCKPREYRKNLPNS
- a CDS encoding cache domain-containing sensor histidine kinase — its product is MLVDNDIIYSLGEAENLPFDKLIDQRLAVQRLLMRVALLKSEMSSVMLVSRDDSVYQFSTSTNKVNENALLAQEWYTGLRDSNETFFITGLHDRSYYEDKGEGAVVTAGRVLFSSDGAYAGMLLIDLDPFTLLQLDHEFILARDKYGISVVITNRQQQIVYHSDAASGQLSWTQVLESGEEYIQDKGDKDHIVLLGSTSQGELFIRTDIPRSRLLQKINQIKVMTVIVILMSCLIITLFSFGLSFTITRPIKALRRSMKQAEVGQYLAIEKEQANDEIGSLVHSYNKMITTIRTLIEDVYIGEIKQRQAKFIALQNQINPHMLYNTLESIRMKALIKDDYETADMIKILARMFRLVLNKEGKQHSVKHELEYTANYLQLQNIRFDNMFKLEIKIPGEMLECSIIPLVFQPIVENSINHGFENYSRIMDIVIEGNWTEQGEMLFRITDNGVGMSLDKQSELRALLDGADSHKYKLESNGGSTEKGLGLQNIAERIKLHYGDRYYLTIVPMGAQGVTIEILIPGFDASGHFNENRRGSE